The Engystomops pustulosus chromosome 4, aEngPut4.maternal, whole genome shotgun sequence genome contains a region encoding:
- the LOC140127818 gene encoding indolethylamine N-methyltransferase-like isoform X2: MDSCSFKYYHEHEYDPNDVQNIFAVPDADKILHEEIVKFPLKILQSLVSSGKIAGKTLIDFSTGPIIPHLLAICDYFSDIIVLEPNDFCMREMEKWQNGEEESWDWSNISDCFPELEGDRDKWIKKEETLKSKIKNVIFDLSKDDPSESLALSKADSLTSFYLLGQTSKDKEAYRKNLRKLSSRLRLGGHLILTGTFNVKHFSIGEEKYHSLNIDKDFLRKSLEDAGFNIEMFETLDSKVTSHLAKYDQIFVACAQKVKEV, encoded by the exons ATGGATTCTTGCTCATTCAAGTACTATCACGAGCATGAGTATGATCCAAAtgatgtacaaaatatttttgccGTGCCTGATGCTGATAAAATATTACATGAAGAAATTGTTAAGTTCCCACTGAAAATTCTTCAGAGTCTGGTGTCTTCAG GTAAAATTGCAGGAAAGACACTGATTGACTTTTCAACTGGACCCATCATACCTCACCTGCTGGCAATATGTGACTATTTCAGTGATATTATAGTTCTGGAGCCAAATGACTTTTGCATGAGGGAAATGGAGAAATGGCAGAATGGGGAAGAGGAGAGTTGGGACTGGTCAAATATATCAGATTGTTTTCCAGAGTTGGAAGGTGACAG aGATAAGTGGATAAAAAAAGAAGAGACtctcaaaagtaaaataaaaaatgtgatatttGACCTGAGTAAAGATGATCCATCAGAGTCTTTGGCGCTTTCAAAAGCTGACAGTCTGACGAGCTTCTATTTATTAGGTCAAACTAGCAAAGACAAAGAGGCATATAGGAAGAACTTGAGAAAGTTATCCTCTAGGTTAAGATTAGGGGGTCATCTCATCCTCACTGGGACATTCAATGTAAAGCATTTCTCCATTGGAGAAGAAAAGTATCACTCTCTGAACATAGATAAAGATTTTCTTAGGAAGTCTCTGGAAGATGCCGGCTTCAATATAGAAATGTTTGAGACACTTGATAGCAAGGTCACCAGTCACTTAGCCAAATATGATCAGATTTTTGTTGCTTGTGCTCAGAAGGTTAAGGAGGTTTAA